In a single window of the Acetivibrio clariflavus DSM 19732 genome:
- a CDS encoding amidoligase family protein, whose product MLTTRFGIEVELTGITRKQAAKTAAAFLGGRVESSGDYYDTQKVIAPDGRIWKFMSDGSIRTQKKENGRIVAAGREYSVELVSPILTYCEDIEILQELIRRLRKAGGFANTSCGIHIHIDGADHTPRSIRNFINIIASKNDLFYKALQIEPDRMRFCKKMDAALVEKMNRRKPKTMAAIESIWYEGYSESRSTHYHNSRYHFLNLHSFFNGNGTIELRGFNSELHAGKIRSYIVLALALNHQALTQKCASSKKPQVENEKFAMRTYLNRIGLIGDEFKNCREHLCKHLDGNAAWRFRAA is encoded by the coding sequence ATGCTTACAACGAGATTTGGAATCGAGGTAGAATTGACGGGGATTACAAGAAAACAAGCGGCAAAAACTGCAGCAGCTTTTCTTGGAGGGAGGGTTGAATCCAGCGGAGATTATTACGATACCCAAAAGGTTATTGCACCGGATGGACGGATATGGAAATTCATGAGCGACGGGAGCATCCGGACTCAGAAAAAGGAAAACGGCAGGATTGTGGCGGCTGGCCGGGAATATAGCGTCGAGTTGGTAAGCCCGATACTGACATACTGCGAAGACATTGAAATCCTGCAGGAATTGATAAGGAGGCTTCGCAAGGCTGGAGGTTTTGCAAACACAAGTTGTGGAATTCATATCCATATAGACGGTGCAGACCACACACCGCGAAGCATCCGTAATTTTATCAACATTATCGCCAGCAAGAATGACCTTTTCTATAAAGCATTGCAGATTGAGCCGGACAGGATGCGGTTTTGTAAAAAGATGGATGCGGCACTGGTTGAGAAGATGAATCGGCGTAAGCCCAAAACCATGGCGGCGATTGAGAGCATCTGGTACGAAGGTTACAGCGAAAGCCGAAGCACCCATTACCATAATAGCAGATACCACTTTTTGAACCTGCACAGCTTTTTTAATGGCAATGGGACAATTGAGCTTCGAGGCTTTAACAGCGAACTTCATGCGGGAAAAATTAGAAGCTACATAGTGCTTGCCCTTGCGTTAAACCATCAGGCGTTAACGCAAAAATGCGCTTCCAGCAAGAAACCACAGGTTGAAAATGAGAAGTTTGCCATGCGGACATATCTCAACCGCATAGGACTTATTGGTGATGAGTTCAAAAACTGCCGGGAGCATCTTTGCAAACACCTTGATGGTAACGCAGCATGGCGGTTTCGGGCAGCATAG
- a CDS encoding DUF4314 domain-containing protein produces MSARGFPSKETVLRIKEQYPPGTRVELICMDDPYSKLKPGYQGTVSFVDDIGTVHINWDCGSSLGVAYGIDVIRKL; encoded by the coding sequence ATGAGTGCAAGAGGCTTCCCTTCAAAAGAAACAGTCCTTCGCATTAAAGAGCAGTATCCGCCGGGAACACGTGTTGAGCTTATCTGCATGGATGATCCGTATTCTAAGCTGAAACCGGGATACCAAGGAACAGTATCTTTCGTGGATGATATCGGAACTGTTCATATCAACTGGGACTGCGGTTCTTCTTTGGGTGTAGCCTATGGTATAGATGTGATCAGAAAGCTGTAA
- a CDS encoding virulence factor, protein MSNNSFRFSQKIVGQERKAIASVIAEALEGQVRYAGAPEFLYEIKDEKSAGSWTIDRDSVVHSPKISLNEIKTIRSVIDTLNVEGFSAEGTMTITLSLEGFSAISLENLNNMLASKETLIKKAMLIEGELVVLAENDEISFPFWNATLNADEVQTYITLAKQMAEQAKLQKRVLRKEKPTDNEKYAFRCFLLRLGFIGDNFKTERKVLLSRLSGNGAYRKGRAKAVDENE, encoded by the coding sequence ATGAGCAATAACAGCTTTCGCTTTTCACAGAAGATTGTCGGTCAGGAGAGAAAAGCCATTGCCTCGGTCATAGCTGAAGCCCTTGAAGGCCAGGTGCGCTATGCCGGAGCACCGGAGTTTTTGTATGAGATTAAAGACGAAAAATCTGCTGGCAGTTGGACGATTGACAGGGACAGTGTGGTTCACTCACCGAAAATCAGTCTCAATGAAATAAAAACCATCCGTTCAGTTATTGACACGTTGAATGTGGAGGGCTTTTCAGCAGAGGGGACCATGACAATTACTCTTTCGTTGGAGGGCTTTAGCGCGATTAGCCTTGAAAACCTAAATAATATGCTGGCCAGCAAAGAGACATTGATAAAGAAGGCGATGTTGATTGAGGGGGAACTTGTAGTCTTAGCTGAAAATGATGAGATTTCCTTCCCTTTCTGGAACGCGACTTTAAATGCTGATGAAGTGCAGACTTATATAACGCTGGCAAAGCAGATGGCAGAACAGGCAAAATTACAGAAGCGAGTACTACGCAAAGAAAAACCAACAGATAATGAAAAATATGCTTTTCGCTGTTTCCTGCTTAGGTTGGGGTTTATAGGTGATAACTTCAAAACTGAACGCAAGGTGTTACTTTCAAGGCTGTCCGGTAACGGGGCGTATCGGAAAGGCAGAGCAAAGGCGGTGGATGAAAATGAATGA
- a CDS encoding site-specific DNA-methyltransferase, whose protein sequence is MDILKIPAEKLKPSKYNPRKDLKPGDPEYEKLRRSIEEFGYVEPVIWNKRTGNIVGGHQRYKVLTALGYKEIDCVVVDLDEQREKALNVALNKISGEFDIPLLTDLLMDLNEDGFDVSLTGFDAAEIDELFRDKTTANVKEDNFDTEKAIAEIKIPVTKKGDIWVLGSHRLMCGDSTLLSDVQKLMDGQKARFVFTDPPWNVDYGSDTRHPSWKPRQILNDNMSTEEFGAFLLRAFKCMKEVSEAGCMTYVVMSAQEWGSLMNVMREAGYHWSSTIIWKKDSLVLSRKDYHTQYEPIWYGWLEGTRLCPLKDRKQSDVWEIPRPKVSEEHPTMKPVSLVAKAILNSSHIGDLTLDLFGGSGTTMIAAQQTGRVCFMMELDSKYCDVIVKRYVSQFGADSVFLVTGSEKIPYAETQID, encoded by the coding sequence ATGGATATACTGAAAATACCAGCAGAAAAATTAAAACCTTCGAAATATAACCCGCGGAAGGACTTAAAACCGGGCGATCCTGAATACGAGAAACTCCGCCGATCCATTGAAGAGTTTGGATATGTAGAGCCGGTCATATGGAATAAACGCACCGGGAATATTGTCGGCGGACATCAGCGTTATAAAGTACTAACAGCTTTGGGGTATAAGGAGATCGACTGTGTTGTAGTTGATTTGGATGAACAGCGGGAAAAGGCGCTCAATGTTGCACTGAATAAAATCAGTGGCGAGTTTGATATTCCGCTTTTGACTGATCTGCTTATGGATTTAAATGAAGATGGTTTTGACGTTTCTCTTACCGGGTTTGATGCTGCGGAAATTGATGAGTTGTTCCGTGATAAAACAACCGCTAATGTCAAAGAGGATAATTTCGATACAGAAAAGGCAATTGCAGAGATTAAAATTCCGGTCACTAAAAAGGGCGACATATGGGTACTTGGCAGCCACCGTCTGATGTGCGGTGACAGCACACTGCTTTCAGATGTGCAAAAGCTGATGGATGGGCAAAAGGCGAGATTTGTTTTCACCGACCCACCCTGGAATGTTGATTACGGTTCAGATACCAGGCATCCAAGCTGGAAGCCAAGACAAATTCTAAATGACAATATGAGCACCGAAGAATTCGGCGCTTTTTTATTGCGCGCTTTTAAATGCATGAAAGAGGTTTCTGAAGCCGGATGCATGACCTATGTGGTAATGAGTGCTCAGGAATGGGGCAGTTTGATGAACGTCATGCGGGAGGCAGGGTATCACTGGTCGAGCACAATTATATGGAAAAAAGACAGCTTGGTACTATCAAGAAAAGACTATCATACCCAGTACGAGCCGATCTGGTATGGTTGGCTTGAAGGAACACGCCTTTGCCCGCTTAAAGACCGTAAACAGTCAGATGTTTGGGAGATACCCCGTCCTAAAGTATCGGAGGAGCACCCTACCATGAAGCCGGTATCGCTTGTAGCAAAGGCAATACTCAATAGTTCCCATATTGGAGATTTAACTCTTGACCTGTTCGGTGGTTCTGGTACGACAATGATTGCGGCACAGCAGACCGGGCGGGTTTGTTTTATGATGGAGCTTGACTCGAAATACTGCGATGTGATTGTAAAGCGCTATGTTTCACAATTTGGCGCAGATTCAGTATTCTTGGTAACAGGTAGTGAAAAAATACCTTACGCGGAAACACAGATTGATTAA
- a CDS encoding site-specific DNA-methyltransferase has protein sequence MNIQKISVEKLNPAAYNPRKNLKPGDKEYEKLKRSIEEFGYVEPVIWNQKTGNVVGGHQRLKVLLDLGQTEIDCVVVDLDLQREKALNLALNKIQGEWDENKLAELMAELDAGAFDVSLTGFDASEIDELLNRWYSKEAIQDSFDIDKAHGEIVQREPVTKRGDIWLLGNHRLMCGDSTKDEDFEKLMKGCHAQMAVTSPPYGVGKEYEKAGIEPWFETVRPVIKNLCRHADIVCWNLGDLYATGSQFIEPTSVYSVNMFLDNGYRPIWIRIWKKQGQNFGVGPYHLVSNKPVQQYEYISAFSNKGEVEEYNDQEYVWLSAFAGHSYKFVKRLTKEERKKWGYAGIWEMTTVRANKEHPAMFPVELPWRCIKMHSDKGGIVLEPFSGSGTTIIAAEQTERKCYAMELSPVYCDLAVKRWEEFTGEKAVKLEG, from the coding sequence ATGAACATACAAAAAATATCTGTTGAAAAACTTAATCCAGCAGCATACAACCCACGCAAGAATTTAAAACCTGGCGATAAGGAATATGAAAAGCTAAAACGGTCAATAGAGGAATTTGGCTATGTGGAGCCTGTTATCTGGAACCAAAAAACAGGTAATGTGGTAGGCGGGCATCAACGCTTAAAGGTTTTGCTGGACTTGGGACAGACAGAGATAGATTGCGTCGTTGTAGATCTTGACCTGCAGAGAGAAAAAGCGCTTAATCTTGCTCTTAATAAGATTCAGGGAGAGTGGGACGAGAATAAACTGGCTGAACTGATGGCTGAGTTGGACGCAGGTGCATTTGATGTTTCGCTTACAGGGTTTGACGCTTCTGAAATAGACGAACTGCTTAACCGATGGTACTCCAAAGAGGCGATACAAGACAGCTTTGACATAGATAAAGCGCATGGGGAAATTGTGCAGCGCGAGCCTGTAACGAAGCGGGGCGATATCTGGCTTCTCGGGAATCATCGCTTGATGTGCGGCGACTCTACTAAGGATGAGGATTTTGAGAAGTTGATGAAAGGGTGTCACGCACAGATGGCAGTGACTTCCCCGCCTTACGGAGTGGGCAAAGAATATGAGAAGGCCGGAATCGAGCCGTGGTTTGAAACCGTCCGCCCGGTGATCAAAAACCTTTGCAGGCATGCGGATATTGTCTGCTGGAACCTGGGTGATCTCTACGCCACCGGCTCTCAGTTTATTGAACCCACCAGTGTTTACAGCGTGAATATGTTCTTGGACAACGGTTACCGCCCTATCTGGATCCGCATTTGGAAGAAACAAGGGCAAAATTTCGGTGTAGGACCTTATCATCTTGTCTCAAACAAGCCGGTTCAGCAGTATGAGTATATTTCAGCCTTCAGCAATAAAGGAGAAGTTGAGGAATATAACGATCAGGAATATGTATGGCTTTCAGCCTTTGCGGGACACAGTTATAAATTTGTGAAAAGGCTTACAAAGGAAGAACGCAAGAAATGGGGCTATGCTGGGATATGGGAGATGACCACTGTACGGGCAAACAAGGAGCATCCTGCAATGTTCCCTGTGGAGCTTCCATGGCGGTGCATCAAAATGCACAGCGACAAAGGAGGTATTGTGCTTGAGCCGTTCTCTGGTAGCGGAACTACTATAATTGCGGCTGAACAGACCGAGCGTAAATGCTACGCAATGGAGTTATCCCCTGTTTACTGTGATTTAGCTGTTAAGCGCTGGGAGGAATTCACCGGCGAAAAAGCCGTCAAACTGGAGGGTTAA
- a CDS encoding P27 family phage terminase small subunit, with the protein MAKDGTNRGGARIGAGQKKKPLADKILEGNPGRRKLMVMEFTDVAELEGESMPPPRDYLAAKQKNGKTTLAVEIYEKTWQWLKERRCVHLIPAQLIEQYAQSVARWIQCEECITEFGFLAKHPTTGNAIPSPYVAMSQSFMKQANNLWYQIYQVVRENCATEYKGATPHDDVMEKLLTARRGG; encoded by the coding sequence ATGGCAAAGGACGGTACCAACCGCGGCGGGGCACGTATTGGTGCAGGACAGAAGAAAAAGCCTCTGGCGGATAAGATTTTGGAAGGAAACCCCGGCAGACGAAAGCTCATGGTAATGGAGTTTACGGATGTTGCGGAACTGGAAGGAGAGAGCATGCCGCCACCGAGGGATTATCTTGCCGCAAAGCAGAAGAACGGCAAAACAACATTGGCGGTGGAAATATACGAAAAAACATGGCAGTGGCTTAAGGAACGCAGGTGTGTTCATCTTATACCTGCGCAGCTTATAGAGCAATATGCCCAGAGTGTGGCGCGGTGGATCCAGTGCGAGGAATGTATCACTGAATTTGGCTTTCTTGCTAAGCATCCGACAACTGGCAATGCCATCCCGTCACCTTATGTGGCTATGAGTCAAAGCTTCATGAAACAGGCCAATAACCTGTGGTATCAAATTTATCAAGTCGTGCGGGAAAACTGTGCTACCGAATACAAGGGGGCCACTCCCCACGACGATGTGATGGAAAAACTATTGACAGCCAGGAGGGGTGGCTGA
- a CDS encoding HNH endonuclease, with the protein MPRKPKRTCSFPGCPELTDGRYCDMHQRQVDAYYNKYERDPQTRKRYGRRWKRIRDRYISEHPLCEECQKYGRLTPAEEVHHIIPLSKGGTNADNNLMSLCKQCHSSLTAREGERWARR; encoded by the coding sequence ATGCCAAGAAAACCAAAAAGGACTTGCTCCTTTCCTGGCTGTCCTGAACTGACGGACGGAAGGTACTGTGACATGCATCAAAGGCAAGTGGATGCTTATTACAACAAATACGAACGAGATCCCCAAACAAGAAAACGCTATGGCCGGAGATGGAAACGCATCAGGGACAGATATATCTCAGAGCATCCGCTTTGCGAGGAGTGCCAAAAGTACGGAAGGCTTACACCAGCCGAAGAGGTACATCATATTATCCCTTTATCCAAAGGCGGAACCAATGCAGACAATAACCTTATGAGCCTGTGCAAACAATGTCACTCATCGCTCACTGCTCGCGAAGGAGAACGATGGGCAAGACGGTAG
- a CDS encoding VRR-NUC domain-containing protein yields MSERSIVTKVLRYLKTVPGCFCWKEHGGMYGTAGIPDIIACVNGRFIAFEVKTPSGKTTKLQEATIRKILNAGGVAAVVHLVDEVKVILEKYDLLQRTKT; encoded by the coding sequence ATGTCTGAAAGAAGTATTGTGACTAAAGTACTGCGGTACTTAAAGACAGTACCGGGGTGTTTCTGTTGGAAGGAACATGGTGGTATGTACGGGACAGCGGGGATACCAGACATTATTGCCTGTGTAAATGGACGGTTTATAGCTTTTGAAGTAAAAACCCCATCGGGAAAGACAACAAAACTGCAGGAAGCAACTATAAGGAAAATCCTCAATGCCGGAGGAGTGGCAGCGGTTGTCCATTTGGTAGATGAGGTGAAGGTTATTCTGGAAAAGTATGACCTTCTGCAAAGAACGAAGACATAA
- a CDS encoding DNA primase: protein MSISFPKELANRKQWICWRLEPNTKDGRDSKIPYNPLTGRKASSTNPNDWSTLDDAIAAKEQYLYTGLGFVFAKSGGLVGIDIDHCRDKNTGELSDTAKDILERFPSYTEISPSGTGLHIFYKGEMPAKGNKNTKTGVEMYAHSRYFTMTGERLPGTPDYIAEDNGALAWIHENYIKSKKRRGKSKKDRKVVKLEPLTDEEILEKARTAENHKEFDLLWEGKWQEAGYPSQSEADLALCCMLAFWSGKNKEQMDRLFRNSGLFREKWDTVHHASGATYGQETLDKAIEVTENVYSRESESVIFEHEGRYYRTRGESVYPITNFIIQPVEMIVSEDETQMTADLITIRDEIYRQTFMTTDFNNIQKFKNILNRRTISLGYFGSEGDLELLKGYISEMEWVRKTGVKALGIYEHGGRMVYVSTDGAIEAGGNMIEDIVQLDKYKSITTDILTFEPLTKKQLIMLGEWLLSYNEPIKTVSVMAWVAGCFIKPHLKKSGIKFPHLLLVGEQGSGKSNTLERVILPVFSCSKIRAATQVTAFTLMKESASSNLIPQLMDEFKPSKIDKLRLNALYNHLRDAYDGHEGVRGRADQSAVTYELLAPIIVAGEESPDEAAIRERSIELLFSKKDLKPASHRQAFYKLCVKADLLGSFGRSLLDTALRVSVAEAEKWYEEAKSEISDEFPSRIVNNLACCYAGLSLVNKLCEFLNVTWSEVFSINKGTCIRYLQNGVQEYLLDGGSNNKTIVEQTLEIMARMKLAPNQDYTFDKGGNVIGIRFCDVYDRYTKYRRDYAITGECLPYNQFLKQLRQSDFFLESNKTMRFGNETKKAWALDFSILKERCDVSGFEITDIEPL from the coding sequence GTGAGCATCTCATTCCCTAAAGAATTGGCAAACCGGAAGCAATGGATCTGCTGGCGTCTGGAACCAAACACAAAGGACGGAAGAGACAGTAAAATCCCTTACAATCCCTTAACCGGTAGAAAAGCCTCAAGCACTAACCCAAACGACTGGTCGACCCTTGACGATGCGATTGCGGCAAAAGAACAATATCTCTATACCGGATTAGGTTTTGTATTCGCAAAAAGCGGAGGTTTAGTAGGGATAGACATAGATCACTGCCGCGACAAAAACACTGGGGAATTAAGCGATACCGCCAAGGATATCCTTGAGCGGTTTCCGTCCTATACGGAAATCAGCCCTTCAGGAACTGGGCTTCATATTTTCTATAAAGGGGAGATGCCTGCTAAGGGCAATAAAAACACTAAAACCGGCGTTGAAATGTATGCCCACAGCAGATACTTCACAATGACTGGCGAGCGACTGCCAGGGACTCCTGATTACATTGCTGAAGATAATGGAGCTCTAGCCTGGATACATGAGAATTATATCAAAAGTAAAAAGCGGAGAGGAAAAAGCAAGAAAGACCGTAAGGTGGTTAAGCTAGAGCCGCTTACAGACGAAGAAATTCTGGAGAAAGCCCGGACAGCCGAAAACCATAAGGAATTTGATCTGCTATGGGAAGGAAAATGGCAGGAAGCAGGGTATCCGAGCCAGTCCGAAGCCGACCTTGCTCTTTGCTGTATGCTGGCTTTCTGGTCAGGCAAAAACAAAGAGCAGATGGACAGGCTGTTTAGAAATTCCGGGTTATTCCGGGAAAAGTGGGATACGGTACATCATGCAAGTGGAGCAACATATGGGCAGGAGACACTGGATAAGGCCATTGAAGTTACAGAGAACGTATACAGCCGCGAAAGCGAGTCAGTTATCTTTGAACATGAGGGCAGGTATTACCGCACCAGAGGCGAAAGTGTGTATCCTATAACAAATTTTATCATTCAACCGGTGGAGATGATTGTATCAGAAGATGAAACGCAGATGACTGCTGATCTTATTACAATTCGTGATGAAATATACCGCCAGACATTTATGACTACCGACTTCAATAACATCCAAAAATTTAAAAATATCTTGAACCGCCGGACGATATCCTTAGGCTATTTTGGCTCAGAAGGAGATTTGGAACTGCTGAAAGGTTATATATCCGAAATGGAGTGGGTAAGGAAAACAGGGGTCAAGGCTCTTGGGATTTATGAGCATGGCGGGCGGATGGTATATGTTTCAACGGATGGTGCCATTGAAGCCGGAGGCAACATGATTGAAGATATCGTGCAGCTTGATAAGTATAAAAGCATAACAACCGATATCCTAACCTTTGAGCCATTGACAAAGAAACAGCTTATTATGCTTGGTGAATGGCTCCTCAGCTATAACGAGCCCATAAAAACGGTATCAGTAATGGCCTGGGTGGCCGGGTGCTTTATCAAACCGCATCTTAAAAAATCAGGCATCAAGTTTCCTCATTTATTGCTTGTCGGAGAACAAGGCAGCGGAAAAAGTAATACATTGGAGCGGGTTATTCTGCCGGTATTTTCGTGCAGCAAAATCCGCGCGGCTACGCAGGTTACTGCATTTACACTGATGAAGGAATCTGCATCATCGAATCTGATACCGCAGTTGATGGATGAGTTCAAGCCTTCAAAGATAGATAAGTTAAGGCTAAATGCCTTATACAACCATCTTCGAGATGCATATGACGGCCATGAAGGTGTCCGCGGTAGGGCGGATCAAAGTGCTGTTACTTATGAACTGTTGGCGCCTATTATTGTAGCTGGTGAGGAATCGCCGGATGAAGCGGCCATCAGAGAACGGAGCATAGAATTGCTATTCAGCAAGAAGGACTTAAAACCAGCCAGCCATAGACAAGCATTTTATAAGCTGTGTGTAAAAGCGGATCTGCTTGGCAGCTTCGGTCGGAGCCTGCTGGATACAGCACTCAGAGTATCGGTTGCTGAGGCAGAGAAGTGGTATGAGGAAGCAAAGTCAGAGATATCTGATGAGTTTCCATCTCGTATCGTCAATAATCTCGCCTGTTGCTATGCCGGACTGAGCCTAGTAAACAAACTATGTGAGTTCCTTAATGTTACATGGTCTGAAGTGTTTTCCATTAACAAAGGTACATGTATTCGATATCTTCAAAACGGTGTGCAGGAGTACTTGCTGGATGGCGGCAGCAATAACAAGACTATTGTAGAACAGACGCTGGAAATCATGGCCCGGATGAAACTGGCTCCGAATCAAGACTACACTTTTGATAAAGGAGGCAATGTTATCGGGATTCGTTTCTGTGATGTATATGACCGCTATACCAAGTACAGACGCGATTATGCAATCACAGGTGAATGTCTTCCGTATAACCAGTTTCTGAAGCAATTGAGGCAAAGTGACTTTTTTCTGGAGAGCAATAAAACGATGCGTTTCGGGAACGAAACTAAGAAAGCGTGGGCTCTTGATTTTTCGATATTGAAAGAGCGATGCGATGTGAGCGGCTTTGAAATTACAGATATTGAGCCTCTTTAG
- a CDS encoding DUF4406 domain-containing protein — MSISKFNAEGYYDPTPYEALLRIEREARKAPYRPMVFICSPYAGDIERNIRKAQGYCRFAVSRNCIPIAPHLLFPQFMDDDDEQMRNLGLYFGMVLMSKCSEVWVFGRKITKGMSIEIEKAKQRSIPIRYFNERCEEVQCK; from the coding sequence ATGAGTATCAGCAAGTTTAACGCGGAAGGATATTACGACCCCACACCTTATGAAGCATTGCTTAGGATTGAGCGAGAGGCCAGGAAAGCGCCTTACAGACCGATGGTATTTATCTGCAGCCCATATGCTGGAGATATAGAACGTAATATCCGTAAGGCTCAGGGGTACTGCCGCTTTGCAGTGAGCAGGAATTGCATACCTATTGCTCCGCACCTCTTGTTTCCGCAGTTTATGGACGACGATGATGAACAAATGCGAAATCTGGGCTTGTACTTTGGCATGGTACTGATGTCAAAGTGCTCAGAAGTGTGGGTATTTGGCAGAAAAATCACTAAAGGGATGTCCATTGAGATTGAAAAGGCAAAGCAGCGCAGCATTCCGATCCGGTATTTTAATGAACGATGCGAGGAGGTGCAGTGTAAGTGA
- a CDS encoding phage antirepressor, which yields MTNLQVFKNTEFGELKVLVIDGKEYFPATDCARMLGYSNPRDAIQRHCKPDGVVKHDGVTLTTNQYGVSTEQHVERTYITEGNLYRLIIRSKLPAAERFERWVFDEVLPTIRKYGVYATDKVIEEMISNPEYGIRIFSELKAERDRRKALEIENAKNKQIISELKPKASYYDLILQNKSLVPISKIAKDYGMSGRAFNKLLHDLGVQYKMGNCWLLYQEYADQGYTQSKTHAIDAERSVMHTYWTQKGRLFIYDLLKNKKGILPVIEREQKSA from the coding sequence ATGACTAATTTACAGGTTTTTAAGAATACAGAATTTGGAGAACTTAAAGTACTCGTTATTGATGGAAAGGAATACTTTCCTGCAACGGATTGTGCAAGGATGCTAGGATATAGTAACCCTCGTGATGCGATACAACGCCATTGCAAACCAGACGGGGTCGTGAAACACGACGGGGTCACCTTAACTACAAATCAATATGGTGTCTCGACTGAACAGCATGTTGAACGGACTTATATTACAGAGGGAAATCTATATCGTCTCATTATACGTAGCAAACTTCCTGCTGCTGAACGCTTTGAAAGATGGGTCTTTGATGAAGTGCTGCCCACGATCAGAAAATATGGAGTTTATGCTACAGATAAAGTTATCGAAGAGATGATTTCTAATCCGGAGTATGGTATCAGGATTTTCTCTGAACTGAAGGCAGAACGCGACAGACGGAAAGCTTTAGAAATAGAGAATGCAAAGAATAAACAGATTATCAGTGAGTTGAAGCCCAAAGCGAGCTATTATGATCTCATATTGCAAAATAAAAGCCTTGTGCCGATCAGCAAGATTGCCAAGGATTACGGAATGTCTGGCCGCGCTTTCAATAAGCTGCTTCATGATCTTGGAGTACAGTACAAAATGGGAAACTGCTGGCTTTTATATCAGGAGTACGCCGATCAAGGATACACGCAGTCCAAGACTCATGCTATTGATGCAGAAAGAAGCGTAATGCACACATATTGGACACAAAAAGGAAGGCTATTTATCTATGACCTTCTTAAAAACAAGAAAGGTATATTGCCTGTAATCGAACGTGAACAAAAAAGCGCATAG